A genomic stretch from Edaphobacter aggregans includes:
- a CDS encoding TrmH family RNA methyltransferase, whose translation MATSEILVSSRANARVKQLRAAFAGQARLSGGMVAIEGDHLLEEALLSGMVLETVFVSERREVPRMVPRAVEVLRLTEEVFGSAVETRSPQGVAALMVPPAHRMEDVMKGTPLILIAAGLQDPGNLGTLIRSAEAFGASGVLTTPGTVSAWNQKALRASVGSVFRMPVVAATEVDVAGLKEWGLRLLAAVGGSDATAAQDTDFAGSCALMIGNEGAGLGAEWMGMADERVTIPCPGPVESLNAAVAGSLLLYEASRQRAAAGAAR comes from the coding sequence ATGGCTACTTCAGAAATACTGGTTTCGAGCAGGGCGAATGCGCGGGTGAAGCAGCTGCGGGCGGCGTTTGCCGGGCAGGCGCGGCTGAGTGGTGGCATGGTGGCGATTGAAGGTGACCATCTGCTGGAAGAGGCTTTGTTGAGCGGGATGGTTTTGGAGACGGTGTTTGTGAGCGAGCGCCGGGAGGTTCCGCGGATGGTGCCGCGTGCGGTGGAGGTGCTGCGCCTGACCGAGGAGGTCTTCGGGAGCGCGGTGGAGACGCGGTCTCCGCAGGGAGTGGCCGCGCTGATGGTGCCTCCCGCGCATCGAATGGAAGATGTGATGAAGGGGACACCGTTGATCTTAATTGCGGCGGGATTGCAGGATCCGGGGAATCTGGGGACGCTGATTCGTTCGGCGGAGGCCTTTGGTGCTTCGGGTGTGCTGACGACGCCGGGAACCGTGAGCGCGTGGAATCAGAAGGCGCTGCGGGCAAGTGTTGGAAGTGTGTTTCGCATGCCGGTGGTTGCGGCAACGGAGGTTGATGTTGCGGGGTTGAAGGAGTGGGGCCTGCGCTTGCTGGCAGCGGTTGGAGGCTCGGACGCGACGGCGGCGCAGGATACGGACTTTGCCGGGTCTTGTGCTCTGATGATTGGGAATGAAGGCGCGGGGCTGGGCGCGGAGTGGATGGGGATGGCCGATGAGCGGGTGACGATTCCCTGCCCCGGCCCAGTGGAGAGTCTGAACGCGGCGGTGGCGGGGTCGTTGCTGTTGTATGAAGCTTCGCGGCAGCGGGCAGCGGCTGGAGCGGCGCGATGA
- a CDS encoding GNAT family N-acetyltransferase, with product MTVLHRISPAMASHYKAVRLRALLDTPNAFGSTYLRESQFTEEEWSKRAANLDGERAVGYLALDGGQYCGIVGCFMHEDDPLKANLVSMWVAPEYRRLGVGRLLVDAVQSWAADRGVKTLLLMVTSCNQDAMEFYRRIGFSMTGRTEPYPNDPALIEHEMSTQLA from the coding sequence CGATGGCTTCGCACTATAAGGCGGTTCGGCTGCGGGCGCTGCTCGATACGCCTAACGCGTTTGGCAGCACGTATCTCAGGGAGTCGCAGTTCACTGAGGAAGAGTGGAGTAAGCGCGCTGCGAATCTGGACGGTGAGCGGGCGGTGGGTTATCTGGCGTTAGACGGCGGCCAATATTGCGGCATCGTGGGCTGTTTTATGCACGAGGATGATCCGCTCAAGGCAAATTTGGTTTCTATGTGGGTTGCACCGGAGTACCGGCGGCTGGGCGTTGGCCGGTTGCTGGTCGATGCGGTTCAGTCGTGGGCGGCAGATCGTGGGGTGAAGACTCTGCTGCTGATGGTAACCAGTTGCAATCAGGATGCGATGGAGTTCTACAGGCGCATCGGGTTTTCGATGACGGGCCGTACGGAGCCTTATCCAAACGATCCGGCGCTCATCGAGCATGAGATGTCGACGCAGCTTGCTTAG